CGTTTACTCTCCAGCTGCAGAACAACCAGGAGACAGAGCTGAGGTCAGAGGCCCGTCCCAGGCTCAGGGCGCCCCAACAGTCCCAACACTGTCCTAGAACCCTCAGGCAGGGGCGGTTCTGAGCACGCAGGGCACTCATACATAGATGCTGGGTGTGGGCGGGTTCAGTTTTTCCCGGGGCAGCTTCTCCTCCGAGTTGATCTTCGGTTTCACAGACTGGGCAGGGGAAAGGTAGGACTCTCGAAACTTCCCTTTCACCTTGGCATTCCTGTAGAAAGACAGTGAGATGAGGACAGGAATATCAgagtgctgggggaagggagctTCCCGCCGGGCCAGGCCAGCAGCCTCAGCGGCGACAGCCCCCCCGAACTCACTTGCTGGCCCTCACGACGTCGGCAGCGCAGTGGCTGATGGTGAGGTCTGCCATCCGCAGCCTCCGCTCTTCCACCTCCGAGGCAATGAAGGTCTCCTTGTCACCACTTTCTACTTTGATGAGCCGGATCTTCAGCTCCTTGGGGGGCCCTTCACTAAGTGAGCGCAGCTTCAGCATGTCAGCCCGGCTGACACCCGGTGGCCCTGGAGCTTCCTCCCGAGCCTTCTTCCCAGGGACAGGGGCTGCCGGGGGTGTGGGCTGGACAGAGGGTGCAGGAGCTGGCAGAGGGCCCGGAGCTACCGGCGGCTTGGCCTTGGAGGCCCCGCCCAGATCCGGCCGGGCCTTCTCACGACCCTGGATCTCCTCGCTCTGCAGGTCCAGGTTCCCCAGCACTCGGCGGCTCTTTTCTTTGGGGGCCttggccttggccttggccttGGCCCTGCCCTCCCGGGGCCGCCGACCCACACTGTCCTTACAGGCCCGCCTGTGCCGCCGGTGCTCCTTCTGGTGCTCCTTCTGCCGCCGCTTGCTGCTCCCTGGTCGTGCCACGGCCACCACCCCACCGCTCTCCTCCTTGGCCTGAGCTGGGGGCTGCAGTCGCTCAGTCCCGCTGTCCGCTCGATCTGCCGTGTCCACTGGGTCGGCCGGGTCTGCGGCGCTCCGGCCCACCCGCTCCACAAGGGTCTCACAGGCCCGACTTATCTCTTCTAGCACCTCAGACTCAGAGCGAGCAGGGGGCagcggcagggggtggggcgggggggcgggggtcaTGGGGCCCGGGGCTGGCTCTTCGCCCACCCTGCGCTCCCGGGCCCAGGGCCCGCCTGAGGTAGAGAACTGAGATGACGAGGAAGCGGAGGGCTGTGGGGAGCCCTGGGCGCTCGGGGCCGCGGACGTGGGCGGTGGGGCGGTAGCACCTGAAGAGGAACCGGGGGAATACTGAGTGGTGGGCAAGGGCCCAGGCCGGGTGGGAACAGCTGCTCCAGTCCCCCGGTAACAGTACTTTTGTCCTTCCAGCACGGAGGCCAAGGACTTGAGCAGGTTGGCCGGGCTGGCTGGTGGGGCTCGCGCGGTTGGCGGTGGCTGGGGTGGTGGCGGGAACTTGGCTagaggcggcggcggtggcaggGCTGGTGGTGgcttcttctcctcttcctgggTGGCCGGGgtggtggcggcggtggcggtgGCAGCAGTGGTGGCTGGGGCTGTGTCAGTGGGGAATGGAGGCTGCAGAGATGTAAAGGGCTCCTTCAGAGGAGGCGGGGGGACCACACCTGCCTCGTGTTGTTGCTGCTCCTCCTCCTTGCGAATGGATTCATCCAGCATCTTCATGATGTTGGCCAGCCCATCAGGTAGGATCTTGAATTCAGCTGGCTCCTCGAACTGGTCCTCCAGTGGGGTAGGGGGGAAATCAAAGAGTCGAGGGCCTCGGGCAGGCAGCTCCCCAACCCTGGGCGGCACAGGCTGGGGGGCTTTATTCAGGGGGCCTGGGGATGGCCCCGGCCCCCCCTCGGGGGTCTTTGGGAAGGAGACCCTGGGCCGAGGGCTCTCCGGGCGCCTGAAGCTTCCTGAGGTATTCTGGTGgcaagaggagggaggggctggaggcagggTAAGAGTCAGGGGTGCAAGAGGTGGGTCCTGGGGGCTCAGTGTTGGGCTGGGGGGCCGGGGAAGGGGGTCCATACTTCTGGCCAGATAGGAAGGTGTGGGGAAGGACACAGGCCCAGTAGGGCTGCTGCTGTGGCTGCCACTGTTGCTGCTGCTGGTGGTTGGGGGAGCGGGAGGGGTGTGCGAATCCTGAGTGCCCACAGAAAAGCGGGGGGCCGGAGGCCCCAAGAAGCCCTcgcggtgggggaggggggggagggggagggcgggggcgTCCCTCAGCCCCGAAGAAGAGCTCGTCTAAGATCTCTCCATCCTCACGGGCTGCTCGGCAGGCTGGGCCCTTCAGCCAggcagggggtggtggagggCGTAAGAGGCGGGGACaaggtgggggaggaggtgaggaggggcCGGGTGGCAGGGACAGGTGGGGAGTGGCAGCGGGAGCCCCCAGGAATGGTTTCCGACTACTGTGTGCCGAGGGTCCAAGGCGGCCTTGGTGAGAGGAGACCTCCAGCGCGGGAGTTTGGAAATGGTCAGCGCCGGGCTGCAAGTGTAGGACGGCGGTGGTCAGAGGGCTGCTCCAGCCACCCCAGACCGGCTCCACtcacgccccccccaccccaccccgctccGCCCGCCACCTGCAGTTGTCACTCACAATGCCTGGGCTCGGCTCCACGCCCCGGAGACCAgggttgctgctgctgctactgctgctggtggtggtgcCGGGGGGGCCGGGGGGCCGGGAAGGGGCGTAAGGCACGCAGGCGGTGGTTGCTGCTGGTGAAACGCTGGAGTCCATCCGCGACCTCTGAACTCTGCTCTCTCTAAGGTCACTTCCGGGGGGACGGGTGGCAGGCGGGCAGCCATGGCTCTCTGCTCCTGGGGGGcgggggcctgggcctgggggtgCAGCCGGGACCAGCCGGTGGCCGGGGGGGTGCACAGGGTAGGCCGGAGCTGGGTATGGATATGGGTGAGGCAGCGAGTGCCGCTGCTCCTGTGGGCGAGAAATGAAGACACTGCGTGAGGAACGGAGGACACAGGGACTTGGAGGTAAGAGGTAAGAGGTGAGAGGGCCACAGAGAGGTGCTCACCTGGCGCTCTGGGGGTGCTGAACCCTTGCGCTCGGGGCCCCATGCATCTCCATGTGGGGTACTCCACAGCCCTGGCTTGGTCAGCTGGAATGGAGGGCTGGTGGCTAGGCCAggcgggggtggggctgggggtaaTGGTGGCGGAGGCAGCGGCAGCCCTGGGGGAAGGCCAGTCTGGAAGAAAACAGAGTGTGAGAGTCCCACTCCTCGCCCCAGACTGCCCACTCGCTGCTGGCCCACCCACATACAATCATACCTGCTCAGAGTTGCAGCCTCTCCTGCGTTTGCCTCCAGGGCTGAGCCCCTCCTCCCCCGAGGGGCCTGAGAGTGCTGCAGGAGGCATAGGCTGCACCACCGGGGGTTCGGCGGCTCGCTTCACCGGGGGACCCCCCCGCTTGGCCCCATAGTTCCGTTTGTGCTGAGGacggaaagaggagagagaatggtACCGGTGCtgacctggcccagccctccTCCCTAGCCCGCCCAGTCCCAGCCTCACCTCAAGGTGCAACAAGTTCCACACTTGCTCCAGGGGAGGCAGGACCTTGGGTCGGTGCTGGCAGGAGCCAGCATGAAAGTTCCAGAGCTGGGCCtgaggaggtgggggaagagtGCAGAGCACAGGGCAGAGGCAGACGTAAGACGAGGGCACTGAGTCAGAACGCACAATCCTAGCCCTCTGTGTCCCGCCTCATCCCACCTGCTGTAGTCGGCCGACGCGGGGCCCCAGCTCAGCCAAGCTTCCTCCATATCGAAGGGCGCTGTGATAGCAGCGTATAGCCTCCTCACTGTCGTGCTCTGACTCGTACAGCTGCCCAAGCTGCTCCCACAGCCCTGGCTGGGCCGGCTCCCGGAGCAATGCCTGCACACAGCCATGCAGGGATTCCAGCTTCCCATGGAGGGGTCTTGGGGTGGGTGTCCTACAGAGCagaaggggtggggaggtggcaaGGCTTGGCGAACTCTTTCAAGGCCCCAGCCTTACCTCCCATCGCCAGCACCTTTCAATCCTCACTCACCCTGGAGCATAATACAGTTTGTTGGGGTGGCCAGAGCTACTGCCGTGTGAAGGAGGTAGGGGAGCAGGGAGTGGGGGCTGCCCGATGCTGGCAGAGCACCTGGAGAGAGGAGGGCTCTGTTAATGTACAGCAAGATGGAAGTCTTGTCCCTCCCTAGGAAGGAGGGGACTGAAGAAACAAGGGAAAGCAGCTGAAGACTGCACTGAGGCCCACGGGATGGCAGAAATGAGAATGACACAGAGACTGAGGAGCAGAGATGGGAAGAGGATTGCctggaggcagagagacagaccAAGTTCTCACCTGCCTCCAGGCAGCCATGCGCTCCGAGGAGGGGGATGGGGCGGGCAGGAGCTCCAGGCCCCAGCACAGCTCAAGCCCCCAAGGGCAAAGGCTTCCCGTGCAGCGCGGGCCCCTGCAGGGTCCACTGCCCGATGCATCCAGCCTGAGTCAAGGAGAAGAGATTATGATCCTACTGGGGACAGAGACTGAGCTGTCAGGGTACACACAGCCGACCCGGCCCCCGTCTTCCCTTACCAGGTCAGCAGTGGCCCCAGAGATCGGGCACggccccctgccccagctccttGGGGCGATGGTCCGGCTCCAGCCGCTCTGACAGGAGTGCCCAGTGCCCCCAGATGGTCGCTCAGGGCCTTTCACAGCCAATTCTAcggagaggagggagaaaggagtgaGGTGAGCGGGCCAGCACACAGTCGGGGCCGCAGgctaggctgggctgggctggactaggctgggctgggctggcctgGCTGTGGCGCCCACAGGTCTGTGATCTGCGCAGGGCTGGCTATCCCTGAGGAGCGGCCCACCCGGCCTAAGGAACCGTAGGGGAGTGGGGGCAGCGGGAGGGCCAGTCGGTGCGATGGGGTGGCTGCGCTGCTAGGCTTCCAGCCGGGAGCCCCGCAGGCCGAGCTGCAGCGCTGCGGCCGCTTACCCGGCCTCCGTGGGAGCTTTCTCTCCCGGCGTCGGCGAGCTCCGGAGACCTGACCAATCACAGGACTTCCTCTCTCCCCAGAAAGCCAATCATCACCCGTGTCTCCGCCTCAGTAACAGCCTGGCCGGGACCAATAGGAGCGAGGTTAGCCCGGCCGCTGCCGGGGGAGGAGGGGCGGCGGAGCCGGTCAGACAGGCTCTG
Above is a genomic segment from Mesoplodon densirostris isolate mMesDen1 chromosome 18, mMesDen1 primary haplotype, whole genome shotgun sequence containing:
- the KDM6B gene encoding LOW QUALITY PROTEIN: lysine-specific demethylase 6B (The sequence of the model RefSeq protein was modified relative to this genomic sequence to represent the inferred CDS: deleted 1 base in 1 codon), giving the protein MHRAVDPAGARAAREAFALGGLSCAGAWSSCPPHPPPRSAWLPGGRCSASIGQPPLPAPLPPSHGSSSGHPNKLYYAPGTPTPRPLHGKLESLHGCVQALLREPAQPGLWEQLGQLYESEHDSEEAIRCYHSALRYGGSLAELGPRVGRLQQAQLWNFHAGSCQHRPKVLPPLEQVWNLLHLEHKRNYGAKRGGPPVKRAAEPPVVQPMPPAALSGPSGEEGLSPGGKRRRGCNSEQTGLPPGLPLPPPPLPPAPPPPGLATSPPFQLTKPGLWSTPHGDAWGPERKGSAPPERQEQRHSLPHPYPYPAPAYPVHPPGHRLVPAAPPGPGPRPPGAESHGCPPATRPPGSDLRESRVQRSRMDSSVSPAATTACVPYAPSRPPGPPGTTTSSSSSSSNPGLRGVEPSPGIPGADHFQTPALEVSSHQGRLGPSAHSSRKPFLGAPAATPHLSLPPGPSSPPPPPCPRLLRPPPPPAWLKGPACRAAREDGEILDELFFGAEGRPRPPPPPLPHREGFLGPPAPRFSVGTQDSHTPPAPPTTSSSNSGSHSSSPTGPVSFPTPSYLARSMDPLPRPPSPTLSPQDPPLAPLTLTLPPAPPSSCHQNTSGSFRRPESPRPRVSFPKTPEGGPGPSPGPLNKAPQPVPPRVGELPARGPRLFDFPPTPLEDQFEEPAEFKILPDGLANIMKMLDESIRKEEEQQQHEAGVVPPPPLKEPFTSLQPPFPTDTAPATTAATATAATTPATQEEEKKPPPALPPPPPLAKFPPPPQPPPTARAPPASPANLLKSLASVLEGQKYCYRGTGAAVPTRPGPLPTTQYSPGSSSGATAPPPTSAAPSAQGSPQPSASSSSQFSTSGGPWARERRVGEEPAPGPMTPAPPPHPLPLPPARSESEVLEEISRACETLVERVGRSAADPADPVDTADRADSGTERLQPPAQAKEESGGVVAVARPGSSKRRQKEHQKEHRRHRRACKDSVGRRPREGRAKAKAKAKAPKEKSRRVLGNLDLQSEEIQGREKARPDLGGASKAKPPVAPGPLPAPAPSVQPTPPAAPVPGKKAREEAPGPPGVSRADMLKLRSLSEGPPKELKIRLIKVESGDKETFIASEVEERRLRMADLTISHCAADVVRASKNAKVKGKFRESYLSPAQSVKPKINSEEKLPREKLNPPTPSIYLESKRDAFSPVLLQFCTDPRNPITVIRGLAGSLRLNLGLFSTKTLVEASGEHTVEVRTQVQQPSDENWDLTGTRQIWPCESSRSHTTIAKYAQYQASSFQESLQEEKESEDEESEEPDSTTGTPPSSAPDPKNHHIIKFGTNIDLSDAKRWKPQLQELLKLPAFMRVTSTGNMLSHVGHTILGMNTVQLYMKVPGSRTPGHQENNNFCSVNINIGPGDCEWFAVHEHYWETISAFCDRHGVDYLTGSWWPILDDLYASNIPVYRFVQRPGDLVWINAGTVHWVQATGWCNNIAWNVGPLTAYQYQLALERYEWNEVKNVKSIVPMIHVSWNVARTVKISDPDLFKMIKFCLLQSMKHCQVQRESLVRAGKKIAYQGRVKDEPAYYCNECDVEVFNILFVTSENGSRNTYLVHCEACARRRSAGLQGVVVLEQYRTEELAQAYDAFTLAPASTSR